In Phycisphaerae bacterium, one genomic interval encodes:
- a CDS encoding glucuronosyltransferase gives MIFLTVGTQLPFDRMVKTVDDWAGLRGRQDVFAQIGPTELTPRHLQWSRFVEAEDFMRRVEEAELLVAHAGMGSIITALERGKPILVMPRRADLGEHRNDHQMATAERLLAQGRIAVAFDEMELLAKLDDIASLKARGRISSEASPELIAAIRGFICGERTP, from the coding sequence GTGATTTTCTTGACCGTCGGAACCCAGCTCCCTTTCGACCGCATGGTGAAGACGGTAGATGACTGGGCCGGACTACGGGGTCGACAAGATGTCTTTGCCCAGATAGGGCCAACAGAGCTCACACCCAGACATCTGCAGTGGTCGCGGTTTGTAGAGGCAGAGGACTTCATGCGCCGGGTTGAGGAGGCTGAACTCCTCGTGGCCCACGCCGGGATGGGTTCAATCATCACGGCCTTGGAACGGGGCAAGCCGATCCTGGTTATGCCGCGGCGGGCGGATCTGGGCGAACACCGCAACGACCACCAGATGGCGACGGCCGAACGACTCCTGGCTCAGGGCCGGATCGCAGTCGCGTTCGACGAGATGGAACTCCTGGCGAAGTTGGACGACATCGCTAGCCTGAAGGCCAGGGGACGGATCAGCTCCGAGGCCTCGCCGGAGCTGATCGCGGCCATTCGGGGCTTCATTTGCGGCGAGCGTACGCCGTGA